One Hydrogenobaculum sp. 3684 genomic window, TTTTTGAAGATGATTCATGGGTACTGCTTAGAGCCTCAGGCACAGAGCCTCTTATTAGAATATACGCAGAAGCCACCTCAAAAGATTTGTTAAATACCTTGCTTTTAAAAGCCCAAAAACTAGTCTCGTAAAATGAAAAATGGAAAAAGAGAAACTGGTTATTTTCATAGATGGTTCAAACGTATTTCATGGACTAAAAAATGAAACCTTCAGATTAGATTACCTAAAGCTAATAGAATTTTTAACGGCCGATAGGTATTTGGTAAGAGCGTATTTTTATTCTGCACTTCCAAGCGACAAAGACGTAGACAAACAATCAAAAGAAGGCTTTGCCAAACAAAAAAAATTTTTGGAAGATTTGGCTTTTATGGGAATCAAAGTAAAGCTTGCAAAGTTAAGAAAGCTACCGGATGGCAATTTCTTAGAAAAAGAAGTAGATATAATGTTAGCTACAGATATGCTATCTTTGGCCTACAAAAATGCATACGATTCATGTGTACTTGTAAGTGGAGACAGCGATTTTTCATACACAGTAGAAGTGGTACAATCTTTAGGTAAACGAGTAGAGAACGCCACATTCAAAAAGACATCTTCATACTCTTTGAGAAGACTTTGTGATAAATTTATATATCTTGATGATCATCTAGACAAATTCTTACTAAAACCAAAAGAACCCACCGTATGGGACAAAATTAAAAATGTTTTTAAAATAAACATTGTAAATTAAAATCTTGAAAATTTTATAAAATTACTTTATAATATAATTATACTTTTTTTAAAGGAGGAGTAAGATGAAAAAGTTACTCATCATAGCAGCCGCAGGCTTGGCACTTGTTGCTTGCTCAAAGCAACAATCCGCTGAACAAAGCAGTGGTAGCCAAAACGCACCAGCAGCTACCCAAAACGCAGCACCACCACCACCAACACCAGCAACACCATCAGCTGGTTCTTCATCTTCAAGTTCTTCAAACAACGGATCAGCTACTACACCATCATCTGGTTCTTCAAGCTCTACAAGCAATGGCGCCAATGCTTCGTCATCAAACTCAAACAGCTCAAGCTCCAACAGCTCAAATTCATCTTCAACACCAGCTCCAGCACCAGCAGCTCCATCTGGCTCAAACGGTCAATAACAAAGGTTTAGTGCCCCCAATTTAGTGGGGGCTTTTGATTAACTTTATGATAAAATATATTAATGCAAGATAATGTAATAATAGACACAAGTATATTTACAAATCCAAATATCTACAAAAGCATATCCTTAGGACAACCCATAGACGCTATAGAAGCTTTTATTGGTTTAGCCCATAAAAGCAGTAAAAAAATATATATGCCTCGGACAGTTTATATAGAACTATGCAAGGTCGTGGATTTAGAATCAATAAAAAGCAAGTTTGAATCTAGCATCATTATAAAATCCCCAAATAGATGCAACATTACCATAAACGCGTTGGCGTTGTTTGATTTTGTAGAGGATATGCGCATAAGAATAAACAAAGGCTTAAGAATTGCCGAAGAATTTGCCAGAGATAAAACACAAGATATACAAACTACAATATCAAAGCTAAGAGAAAAGTATAAAGAGGCTCTAAGACAAGGTACTTTAGATAGCAAAGAAGATGTTGATGTTATATTGCTTGCTTTAGAACTAAACGGAGTTATATTGTCTGGAGACGAAGGGATAAACAGCTGGGCAGACAAATTCGGCATAAGAACAGTGAACCCTCTTTTTATACAAGAGTTTTTAAGCTTTTAGTATATAATGATAGATAATAATTAGGAGGTTTATATGAATTTGAAAAAAATAGCTATTGCTTTGGCAGCTTGGACAATGTTTTACAACGTATCACCAGCCATGGCTTCTTTCATAAGTTCAAAAGCCCCCATACAAGAAAACTCACAAAAAAGTGATTATATAAAAGAGATCCAAAAAGCTCTTGAGAATAAAATAGTAGCCCAAAAGCTAAAAGAATACGGCATGAACCCTAAAGAAGTTAAAGAAAAACTGAAATCCATGAATGAAGAACAGCTAAGACTTCTGGCAAACGCTTCAAAAAAGTTAAACGCTGGTGGTGATGTATTGGGACTTGCAATAGCGGTGCTTGTTATAGTGTTGCTAGTGGTATTGATACTAAGACTTACCGGTAAAGAGGTGATTATAAGATAAAACGTATAATTTTTGCAACAATCTTTATTATCTTTTTATCCTATGGGGGGCAGTTTTGCTCCCATCTCAACGTAACATTTATAAAGCAAAAAGAGAATCTTTGCGGTCCTGTAGCAGTGGAAGAGATTCTCATGTTTTATAAAGATAAAAAGCCTTTCAACAACATAGTAAAAGCTGTATACACACCCTCTATAGAAGAAAGCCTTATAACAGACATACAAGATTATTTCGAGAAAGAAGGTTTTAAAACTAAGTATATAAGAAGCATCAATGCCATAAAGCATCAAATAAAAAAATGTAGGCCTGTTATAGCCCTTTTAGATATGGGAAATTTTCTCGTATCAATACCGCATTACGTAGTGATAACTGGTTTTAATGAAAAAGGGTTTTTTATG contains:
- a CDS encoding NYN domain-containing protein, whose protein sequence is MEKEKLVIFIDGSNVFHGLKNETFRLDYLKLIEFLTADRYLVRAYFYSALPSDKDVDKQSKEGFAKQKKFLEDLAFMGIKVKLAKLRKLPDGNFLEKEVDIMLATDMLSLAYKNAYDSCVLVSGDSDFSYTVEVVQSLGKRVENATFKKTSSYSLRRLCDKFIYLDDHLDKFLLKPKEPTVWDKIKNVFKINIVN
- a CDS encoding RNA ligase partner protein, with the protein product MQDNVIIDTSIFTNPNIYKSISLGQPIDAIEAFIGLAHKSSKKIYMPRTVYIELCKVVDLESIKSKFESSIIIKSPNRCNITINALALFDFVEDMRIRINKGLRIAEEFARDKTQDIQTTISKLREKYKEALRQGTLDSKEDVDVILLALELNGVILSGDEGINSWADKFGIRTVNPLFIQEFLSF
- a CDS encoding PA2779 family protein, producing MNLKKIAIALAAWTMFYNVSPAMASFISSKAPIQENSQKSDYIKEIQKALENKIVAQKLKEYGMNPKEVKEKLKSMNEEQLRLLANASKKLNAGGDVLGLAIAVLVIVLLVVLILRLTGKEVIIR
- a CDS encoding cysteine peptidase family C39 domain-containing protein, with translation MFLSYGGQFCSHLNVTFIKQKENLCGPVAVEEILMFYKDKKPFNNIVKAVYTPSIEESLITDIQDYFEKEGFKTKYIRSINAIKHQIKKCRPVIALLDMGNFLVSIPHYVVITGFNEKGFFMNDGYKKDRFMSFKDFKKRFKSMGNVALVAYKENK